GTTCAAAAGATTCTTAATGCATTAATCCATGTTTCAACCATTTTATCTGAGAGTTTGGATTATATGTATGGAGGAGAGATTTTATATCTAAAAATTGTATTTCTTATTttcatttggtattattattTTGGAAGACGAGTTAACATGTTCTTGTGAACCTAAGTTTATTGTTATTTTAATGGAAAATCTAAGTTAGTTATTTGATGATATCAAACTGGTATTTTTTTCTCTGTTTGTGCTTGTTATAGCATTATGTTATGTAGATGCTTACTGTTTTAATGATACTAcaataaagaaaaattataagTGTTATCAAAactaatatattataataattcaAACTCTTATAAGCATacaattgtgttatgcaaactatttttaTAGAATGTAGaaaatgtgttattataaagtgtacaATAATACTGTTTTATTAGTACAAAAAAAGGGttatataatttattatgaaAAACATATTGAAGCACTTGTCTATTTATTAATGTAATACTACAAGTATATTGTTGCAGTAATTTCTTTATTTTAGCAAATTCAAAACAGCAGTCTTATGTGATAAGACATGGTTTTAATGATGGATAAATTGTATGACTGTTGTaacatattttcttttattaattgtgattttttttctaCAATGGGTTGAagtgtttataaaatatttattttagttaTACATACAATGACTTATATAGTTGAATTATTTGTAACATCTAATTTATGGTTCATGTTTAATATAGTTAGGTTGAGACAAAACCTTGTATTGAAGATTTGTTTGGGCATAGAAGAATAAAACTAGCATTCTTTTGGTAAGTTTACTAAACTATGAATTTACTTTGATTTTATTTAAGGTGCATATTATGTATGGTTTTGGGAATTTTACTTTTAATACTTGATTATATTATGTattgttctgggaattttctgtgTGCAGGAAGTTTTTATAAAATATGTATAGGGGAGATGATGCCTAATTATTAAATTAGTTGATGATCATTATGGTGATATGTTGTAATTGAACATGTGTCCAGGGAATTTTATGCATGTAAGAAGGTTTTAGTCAAACTTATAGAAGAGGTTTCgcccaaattttcaaaaaatgaGTAGGAGTTGGATGGCGAAAGATAGGTTATCAAAGGAATATGAAGATGGAGTTGAGAGTTTTATTGAAATAGCCATGAAAAATACAGTGGATCCTAAGAGAGTTCATTGTCCATGTCAAAAGTGTTCTAATTTGAAAAAATTGGATATAAAGGaaataaaaaatcatttgtaTTTCAATGGAATAGACAAAACTTATGTTAAGTGGATATGGCATGGAGAACAAGTTGAGTCTACCCCCAAAGTACACAATGAAAATAAAGAATTTGCTCAAGTGTTTGATGACCCTATAGAGATGGTGAGAGATGCAGATGATCGATTTGTGGATAGGCCAGAAGAATTTGTAAAATTCTTAGGAGATGCAGAGAAACCAATTTTTCCAGGGTCACCTATGTCAAAGTTGGTTGTTTTGGTAaaattatacaatttaaaagctgGTAGTGGTTGGAGTGACATAAGTTTCACAAAGTTGCTTGATTTGATGAAGGAGATTTTACCAAAAGACAATGAGATGCCTTCTTCCCTTTATGAGGCAAAAAAAACTCTGTGCACTTTAGGAATGGATTATAAAAAGATACATGCTTGCCCTAATGATTGTGTTTTATACCGCAACAATTTAGAAAATGCAACCGAGTGCCCTACGTGCAAGACATCGAGATGGAAGAGAGGTAAAGAAGGAAAAGAAGGTAAGAAAGGGATTCCAGCTAAAGTATTATGGTATTTGCCACCGATACCAAGATTTATACGTTTGTTTCGGAATCcagaacatgctaaaagtttaaGATGGAATGAGGATGGAAGGATCAAAGATGATAAACTAAGACATCCAGCAGATTCATTAGCTTGGAAAATTATCGATGAGAAATGGCCTGTAATAAAAAAGGATCCTAGGAATCTTCGACTTGGTCTTTCAGCTGATGGCATCAATCCATTTAGCAATATGAGCTCGTCTTACAGTTGCTGACCAGTGATATTATGTATTTACAACCTCCCCCCTCACCTTTGCATGAAAAGAAGATTCACAATGCTGACTTTGTTAATTTCAGGAAgtaaacaacctggaaatgatataGACGTCTATTTGGCACCGTTGATAGATGATTTAAAGTTGTTGTGGGATGGAGTGGATTGCTATGATTCTTTTAGTAAAGAAAGTTTTATACTGAGAGGGTTACTTTTATGGAcaattaatgattttccagcttatggaaacttGTCGGGGTGTTATGTTAAGGGTTATAAAGGATGTCCAATATGTGGGGAGCAAACAAGTGCAACAAGATTGAAGTTTTGTAAAAAGACTTGTTACATGGGGCATAGAAGGTTTCTACCTGCAGAGCATTATCTTCGTAATCAAATGAAAGCCTTTAATGGTAAGCAAGAACTACGAGGACCTCCACCAATAATGACTGGTGAAGAGATTTATGAAGAGATTCGTTTGATAAATAATAGATTCGGAAAACCAGTCACAAATACCGAAGAATGTGAAGACATTGAAAGTAGGGTCAAATCAAAGGGTAAAAGTAAGATGAGTAAGAAACGAAAACGTAGCAAGAAACATCAAGTGAGCAATGATGATT
The genomic region above belongs to Humulus lupulus chromosome 1, drHumLupu1.1, whole genome shotgun sequence and contains:
- the LOC133806038 gene encoding uncharacterized protein LOC133806038 is translated as MSRSWMAKDRLSKEYEDGVESFIEIAMKNTVDPKRVHCPCQKCSNLKKLDIKEIKNHLYFNGIDKTYVKWIWHGEQVESTPKVHNENKEFAQVFDDPIEMVRDADDRFVDRPEEFVKFLGDAEKPIFPGSPMSKLVVLVKLYNLKAGSGWSDISFTKLLDLMKEILPKDNEMPSSLYEAKKTLCTLGMDYKKIHACPNDCVLYRNNLENATECPTCKTSRWKRGKEGKEGKKGIPAKVLWYLPPIPRFIRLFRNPEHAKSLRWNEDGRIKDDKLRHPADSLAWKIIDEKWPVIKKDPRNLRLGLSADGINPFSNMSSSYSC